AATTGGTTCCAGTTTCCCGCGGTTAATTCGTCGTGTTTGTAAGGTTGAGCAGGACCTAGGTGATGCTTTCATTAGGGAAACTCTTGCAGTCACGTTATCCCAAGCAAGCCGTACTTTAGTAAAATGAGGTACAGTAGGTTGCGCAGAGTATCCATGTGGCTTTCCAAAATCGTCCATAGCTCTGGATGACAGGGCGTCGCCGACTTGCGCAAGTAACACAACCGAGAGCTCGTTGTTTTTTGAAGTGTTGGTTAGGCCAATTTGGTTTTGATAAGGCAGTAATAATGTGTCTCGAAGTTCTGGACAATAGATGCTCTCCaagattttcttttggtCTGGTCGGGGATTAAATTCGCACGAATCGAGAGCAGATTTGTCCAAAGCAAATACGACGTCGGTATCGGCCCTAGCTGCTCCCTTGAATATAATGGAGCTGGATATTTGTGGGGATTGTACGTGCCGGTGGAGGGAGAAGGAAGGAATGAATTGTGTCATACTGTCATCTTTTTGCTCCTCTCCGGTTTCGTTGGCCGCTGTGCTGCCTTCATTGCCCCTGCTACCAACATACTTGACAATTTCGAGCAATTCGTCCTGATCGCATGGTGGCTCGTACCAGGATGACATGTAAAATCGGACTCGTTGATCCGCTGTTGGAAAATGCTTCGAGAGCAGCGCAGAAGAGAGATTTTTCGACAGGCTCTCGCTTTCCATTTTAGATAAAGCCTCAGCCGATTTTACCTCCTGAACGGTGAATATGGAGTCTTTTGATGCATCTGATCGCGGTTGTAGTGCAGGGGAAATTGTCCTTTTTGACGAGGAATTTGCGTTATTAGGAGTGGTACTTAGATTGCTGGGAGAAGTGAAGTTTTCGTTGCCATTCTGCACCACCACAAAAGAATTTTGACGAATAAGACCGAAAACTTTTCAATTCTTTTGCATTGCACCCACTGATCCTGACTTACACCTTTGTTTCCTTCGTGAGTATCATTGCGGTAGGGGAGAGGAAAGCTTCGGGAAAGACTCGAGGACTGCGTGCCAGAGTTATCTGAAGATCGAATTGTTGGGTTGATTGGAGCGGAGTCATTCCACAAATTCAAACCGACAAGAATGAGCACCAAACCGATCATAGCAATCCTTGAAACTAGCCTTCCGCCCCAGTGGTGATGAGCAAGGCAAGTCATGGCTTTCAGATACCTCACCACAGCACCACAAAATGAAATGTTTGGGCAATCGTTCGCGTCAGAATGGAGCGAATAAGAAGTTTACAGTCAGGAACGAAGTTACTATCGCCTCCCAGGTTTTCGATGGGGAGAAATTTATCACAATTTCAGCTCGTACCTCAGCCCGAAAAGCTTCCCATCATTCGTGCATAGTACTCGCTGATAGGTCTAATCACAATGGTAAATGTCTTGCAAGATAGAATGGCTTGCGTTGTATACAATGTACGCCCGGCATGTGAAACCGTTCCATCCTAAATAGTAAGTCACGTCACAGAAACAGCCGTTGTCTTAAATGAATCTTCAAGATTCTGTATCTCGTAGGTCGTACTCATAAGGCGAGAATAACAGGGAGTGCAGGTAGACAGTACTTTTTATCAGTCAATATACCAGTGAATACTCTTGTTAGTGTACCTTTCATTTAATGTGACGCGATCAAAAGACGTGATTTGGGATATCGCTCCGATGTTCACTTACATTTACATCGCACTTTAACTTTGACTTTTTTGTCACTTGTGACACTTATTGCAATTTGAGGGACGGAACGGTACTGTAATCGTTTTCGGTAAGCAAACACCTACCTCATTGTCAGGAGTGTGCCTGGCGGAAAATGCATGTTAGAACGAACCCACTACGGATGGAAAAGCGAGGTCTCCTCGCAGTCAAGACAGGCCAAAAATACAATTGACTAGAGAGGCAATTTTCAATCGATTGAGAGATACCCCATATTCAGAAGAGTTTGGCGACAGACAGCAACATTCGGGAAATGAAGGCGTCAACTTTGTTTCGGAGCAGAGTTATGATTTTCATCTGCATGACAAATTAAGCCGAGTGCAGCAATTGGCATGGCAATGTCTAGCGACAAGTTGCCTCCTGCCAGAAGAGAAAAGATAGTGAATGTTCCGCAGTGCCCTTCAGTACAGAGGCAAAGATAAATACTCAAAGTGCTAGGTTTGCTTAATAGGTCTCGTCGTTTTGATTGCGGCAGTGAGAACAAGCTTTCACGCTCACCAATGATGGCGGGAAGCTAAAGTGAGTTCAAGAACGAGAGCTTTGCGACCGGTTTTCTTGCGGAGGGTagaatcttttggaaagctcaTCCATTTGATGAAATCATTGGTGTAGCGGATGTTTTGCTCGAACCAACGGTCGGATGATAATCTCCAGGATGCATCTCCTCCCGAGCCAGGGGTGTTTGATAGCCAGAATGAGAACTGTCGAGTCGTTCCAAGGAAAGGATGATTTTCATGCACGATACAAAGCGACGGTTAGTGACCAAGTCCAAACCTTCTTCGACCGGCTCGTATACATCAATCATTTCGACGGAACTCAAACTGTTGATCTGGTGCAGAAACATTTTGCGTTTAAGAATTTCTGCGATCGTTACTGCCTTGTTGATGGCCTTTCCCATTGCTTTGAGCACAATTGTTGGCGAGCCGTCCGACTGCAGGTGAACCATGAAAAATCAGTGAGTACAAACCTCGATGTGGCGCTAAGCTAGTTGTTTGAAAGTGTTTGACTGCACTGTGACCTGTCGAACTAAGGATGCGGCGAAATCTCACCCACGGGAATCGCCCGCCCAAACGCACGCAATCGCTAGTGAGACTTACAAACAAATTCATGGCGTACGATATGTAGTTACGTGGCTTTCCTTGCTGCGTGATGCGGACTTCTGGAAATTCGAGCATTGACGAGGCAGCATTCGCGCCATGGGCCAAATCGTGTTCATCCGCCTTGCTTTCCTGGATCAGCCGGTACTTTTCCATTGCGGATGAAACAATCTTGTGGCTGGTCGCTACCGAAGCGAAAGCACCGTGCGTGACGGAATCACTTTCCAAAGAGTGGAGATGTCACGCCTTCTTGCTTCGGATGAAGCAGCGGGGCGAGCAATCCAGGTTCCACTTTCGGAAGGCTCGGTTCCGTCTTGGAAGCAACGTCTGGATTTTATTTCGCGCTTGCGCAGGCTTGACTGTTAATTGAGAATGCCATCAACCTTGGAATTTTGTTCGCGCCGGGAAGAGAGACACATTGGCGAGAAACGTGCCGATCTTTCTACGtttctgttcttcaatatcCCATGAAACGTCACACTATGGAATGAAGATAACAAGAACGACTTGAACTTCCGTCTAATGTAGGCCCTTGTACTCTCGAAAAATAAGGGAATCTGAAAAGTGAGAAGTACACCCATCGAACAGTGTAAACCTGGCCCAACCTTGGAAGGATTaacttgactgtgagagatGACCACCACGCGTCGGTTTTTGAAATGTCGCTTTGGCCGCCGActttttcctcttccttcaTCCCTCGATGGTGGACGCTTCAGCCCATATCAAACACTTGAGAGAGCGACTTTTACTCGTAGTCGACCTCACTCTTTCGGAAACCACCATTATGTACATTCATACTCAGGCGGCGTCTCTATAGAAACAGTGGTCGCCCAAGAAATTCGTCTTTTACCGCAGTAGAAAGTTGGGGGCTTCTGGATACCCTTCACTATCGCCTCGATTCTGGATCGGTCTCCTACAAACATACTTTACCCGAAATCCACTCAATTCGCCGTATGCAGTCCACTGTTTCACATAAGACGGAAGTGAGGGAACCCGAAGGATTCGCACGACGTCAGAAGCGACGGCGATGTCGCATCGGTCGCCGGGGTTTGGCATGGGTCCTGCTACTTTCGGGCTCTGTTTTGTTGCAACATCA
This portion of the Phaeodactylum tricornutum CCAP 1055/1 chromosome 19, whole genome shotgun sequence genome encodes:
- a CDS encoding predicted protein, with product MTCLAHHHWGGRLVSRIAMIGLVLILVGLNLWNDSAPINPTIRSSDNSGTQSSSLSRSFPLPYRNDTHEGNKGNGNENFTSPSNLSTTPNNANSSSKRTISPALQPRSDASKDSIFTVQEVKSAEALSKMESESLSKNLSSALLSKHFPTADQRVRFYMSSWYEPPCDQDELLEIVKYVGSRGNEGSTAANETGEEQKDDSMTQFIPSFSLHRHVQSPQISSSIIFKGAARADTDVVFALDKSALDSCEFNPRPDQKKILESIYCPELRDTLLLPYQNQIGLTNTSKNNELSVVLLAQVGDALSSRAMDDFGKPHGYSAQPTVPHFTKVRLAWDNVTARVSLMKASPRSCSTLQTRRINRGKLEPIIWKMGIKRHYKGVEDVPSEDVPWEEKRDVAVFRGTSTGDFDQKMPARERCRQNQRCRLVLDYHNSSLVDAKFTNILSRSNLPLAIDGIPINGSHLQRYEQLRYKALIFMEGNDVSTGLKWGLYSNSVVMITKPSISSWAMEELLEPYVHYVPLRDDLSDVETQMKWIVEHDREAKEIALRGQLWMHDLLYAEESERDNAAINEEILRRYQTHFRPGIAVKEELLFYPKPLK
- a CDS encoding hypothetical protein (DNA/RNA binding protein; may play a role in transcription repression) — translated: MEKYRLIQESKADEHDLAHGANAASSMLEFPEVRITQQGKPRNYISYAMNLFSDGSPTIVLKAMGKAINKAVTIAEILKRKMFLHQINSLSSVEMIDVYEPVEEGLDLVTNRRFVSCMKIILSLERLDSSHSGYQTPLAREEMHPGDYHPTVGSSKTSATPMISSNG